A genomic region of Anopheles coustani chromosome 3, idAnoCousDA_361_x.2, whole genome shotgun sequence contains the following coding sequences:
- the LOC131272063 gene encoding trypsin-1-like, giving the protein MAGQPQRIAILLSLLALAAGKPSRRIVGGEEAEPHEFPYQISLQWNFNIKGLRQPPMHFCGGSLIAERFVLTAGHCVPTYSPDGFVEAVAGEHDFTQYDGAVQRRRVVEQFIHEDYAGGVGPNDIAVFRVDRPFVLNRNVQLISLPVAGAIPTGMCTISGWGSTSFTATPIYPDILMKTSIPVMDLDKCRSIYYDEIVADSNICAGTIEGSSSVCSGDSGGPLVQTTDDGSYVQVGTVSWGGIPCGGWKKPGVFVRVSHFIDWINDKLNN; this is encoded by the exons ATGGCTGGACAACCGCAACGCATCGCTATCCTTCTGTCCCTGCTGGCACTGGCCGCCGGTAAACCGTCGCGCCGCATCGTCGGCGGAGAGGAGGCCGAACCCCACGAGTTCCCGTACCAGATCTCGCTGCAGTGGAACTTCAACATCAAGGGTCTGCGGCAGCCACCGATGCACTTCTGCGGTGGTTCGCTGATTGCCGAGCGGTTCGTCCTCACGGCCGGACATTGCGTGCCCACCTACTCTCCCGACGGATTCGTGGAGGCTGTGGCCGGCGAGCATGATTTCACGCAGTACGACGGAGCGGTACAACGACGCCGTGTGGTCGAGCAGTTCATCCACGAGGACTACGCGGGCGGCGTCGGTCCCAACGACATTGCCGTGTTCCGTGTGGATCGTCCATTCGTCCTGAACCGAAACGTGCAGCTCATCAGCCTGCCAGTGGCTGGCGCGATTCCGACCGGTATGTGCACCATCAGTGGCTGGGGATCAACTTCCTTCACGGCGACTCCCATCTATCCAGACATCCTCATG AAAACATCCATTCCCGTCATGGATCTCGACAAGTGCCGCAGCATCTACTACGATGAGATTGTCGCGGACAGCAACATCTGCGCCGGCACGATCGAGGGATCCTCGAGCGTCTGCTCGGGAGACTCCGGTGGCCCACTCGTACAGACCACCGACGACGGCTCCTACGTCCAGGTCGGTACCGTCTCGTGGGGTGGCATTCCGTgcggtggttggaaaaagcCGGGCGTTTTCGTTCGCGTTTCACACTTTATTGATTGGATCAACGACAAGCTAAACAACTAA